One window of the Pseudomonas knackmussii B13 genome contains the following:
- a CDS encoding GumC family protein — protein sequence MIRMENYLHEFLRVFFANGRLIKRVFLIFAVLTLLVPVVFKQNFDINAEVIVQSKKLSQSDANTALTTDSDKFVPPSLADMETESNILRSPTLIRGTIDELRQAGQFSYASGLLDTLLFEPLQRYLFGPLHEHVINPLRRAVGLEVDPPRDTTLDAWTARAAKDLKVDTLPGSNVISVVYRSSDPAQGTRFVQHLLNNYLKSRQELQSTDLPQSFYEQKKLQYQTRLDDLEGQRQKLLDVAGAAAPKEEITFRLNAINTEEQALNQYRDRALEAQNWLTYLNASLELAKKAGLTDYTFPFSFANTVDNVAYEDREIKQLGERLSDQVSRYGDTAQAFQSGSQPMQQQREAIARTRAQFLRVVSNRIRERSNDLAVLNSVIAQKTARIDEYKARVRQLQETDSKLSQVDTEVDALHKAFFTYTQRFEESRGERLIDGALSNARILSEPVEPTEAAFPRPGVVIPLGLLTGLLLAIALGYVREFFDHRFKTPAQIPQHLGIPVLMIINAVEEKEVNPYKRWSWPWMLRWVRE from the coding sequence ATGATCAGAATGGAAAACTATCTGCATGAATTCCTCCGGGTGTTCTTCGCCAACGGGCGGCTGATCAAGCGCGTCTTCCTGATCTTCGCCGTGCTCACCTTGCTGGTGCCGGTGGTGTTCAAGCAGAACTTCGACATCAATGCCGAAGTCATCGTGCAGTCCAAGAAGCTCTCGCAAAGCGACGCCAACACCGCGCTGACCACCGACAGCGACAAGTTCGTGCCGCCGTCCCTGGCCGACATGGAGACCGAAAGCAACATCCTGCGCTCGCCGACGCTGATCCGCGGGACCATCGACGAGCTGCGCCAGGCCGGCCAGTTCAGCTACGCCTCCGGGCTGCTCGACACCCTGCTGTTCGAGCCGCTGCAGCGCTACCTGTTCGGGCCCCTGCACGAGCACGTGATCAACCCGCTGCGTCGCGCCGTCGGCCTGGAAGTCGACCCGCCGCGCGACACCACCCTGGACGCCTGGACCGCGCGCGCCGCCAAGGACCTCAAGGTCGACACCCTGCCCGGCTCCAACGTCATCTCGGTGGTCTACCGCAGCAGCGACCCGGCGCAGGGCACGCGCTTCGTCCAGCACCTGCTGAACAACTACCTGAAGAGTCGCCAGGAGCTGCAGTCCACCGACCTGCCGCAATCCTTCTACGAGCAGAAGAAGCTGCAGTACCAGACCCGTCTCGACGACCTCGAGGGGCAGCGCCAGAAACTGCTCGACGTGGCCGGCGCGGCGGCGCCCAAGGAAGAGATCACCTTCCGCCTGAACGCCATCAACACCGAGGAACAGGCGCTCAACCAGTACCGCGACCGCGCCCTCGAAGCTCAGAACTGGCTGACCTACCTGAACGCCAGCTTGGAACTGGCGAAGAAGGCCGGGCTGACCGACTACACCTTCCCCTTCAGCTTCGCCAACACGGTCGACAACGTTGCCTACGAGGACCGCGAGATCAAGCAACTGGGTGAACGCCTGAGCGACCAGGTGAGCCGCTACGGCGACACCGCCCAGGCCTTCCAGTCCGGCAGCCAGCCGATGCAGCAGCAACGCGAAGCGATTGCCCGCACACGCGCGCAGTTCCTGCGCGTGGTGTCCAACCGCATCCGCGAGCGCAGCAACGACCTCGCCGTGCTCAACTCGGTGATCGCGCAGAAGACCGCGCGCATCGACGAATACAAGGCCCGTGTGCGCCAGCTGCAGGAAACCGACAGCAAGCTGAGCCAGGTCGACACCGAGGTCGACGCCCTGCACAAGGCCTTCTTCACCTACACCCAGCGTTTCGAGGAAAGCCGTGGCGAACGCCTGATCGATGGTGCGCTGTCCAACGCGCGCATTCTCAGCGAGCCGGTCGAACCCACCGAGGCGGCCTTCCCCCGGCCCGGCGTGGTCATCCCCCTCGGCCTGCTGACCGGCCTGCTGCTGGCCATCGCCCTGGGCTACGTGCGCGAGTTCTTCGACCATCGCTTCAAGACCCCGGCGCAGATCCCGCAACACCTGGGCATCCCGGTGCTGATGATCATCAACGCGGTGGAAGAGAAGGAGGTCAACCCGTACAAGCGCTGGAGTTGGCCGTGGATGTTGCGCTGGGTCCGCGAGTGA
- a CDS encoding polysaccharide biosynthesis/export family protein has protein sequence MRNPSIVLACLVLALSGCGSNPHDKTTPVSILSAEQGKAPLSEVVPVKQVLRPQDVLDVIFRLDTTRQQAYTLQPGDQLELTFYNATQLSGSRLVMPDGTVDLPYVPPLKVAGMTVAQAQQVVARHYAKVLKDSEKDVFLSVSKPLAQTDNLRNTLLHPVTGLSREITVNSDGRASFPLLGTLPLQGMSVDEVQKTLEDGYAREASKVGAVVHVDVLLKSTAANEVYVLGEVAQPGAYPIRRPVSVLEALALARGSNVGARLDQVVVMHRRGSNVEARVYDASKAADGDAMQFAYLQPDDLLYVPKSRLVEAGQLSKQIADVILFQGISFGFNYRVDNKNNNN, from the coding sequence ATGCGTAATCCATCCATTGTTCTTGCCTGCCTGGTGCTCGCCCTGAGCGGATGCGGCAGCAATCCGCATGACAAGACCACCCCGGTGAGCATTCTCAGCGCCGAACAAGGCAAGGCTCCGCTCAGCGAAGTCGTGCCGGTCAAGCAGGTGCTGCGCCCGCAGGACGTGCTCGATGTCATCTTCCGCCTCGACACCACCCGCCAGCAGGCCTACACCCTGCAGCCGGGCGACCAGCTGGAGCTGACCTTCTACAACGCCACCCAGCTCAGCGGCAGCCGCCTGGTGATGCCCGACGGCACCGTCGACCTGCCCTACGTGCCGCCGTTGAAGGTCGCCGGGATGACGGTCGCGCAAGCCCAGCAAGTGGTCGCGCGGCACTACGCCAAGGTCCTCAAGGACAGCGAGAAGGACGTGTTCCTCTCGGTCTCCAAGCCCCTGGCGCAGACCGACAACCTGCGTAACACCCTGCTGCACCCGGTAACGGGCCTGAGCCGCGAGATCACCGTGAACTCCGACGGCCGCGCCAGCTTCCCGCTGCTCGGCACCCTGCCGCTGCAGGGCATGTCGGTGGACGAGGTGCAGAAGACCCTGGAAGACGGTTACGCCCGAGAGGCATCGAAGGTCGGCGCGGTCGTGCATGTGGACGTGCTGCTCAAGAGCACCGCGGCCAACGAGGTGTACGTGCTCGGCGAAGTTGCCCAACCCGGCGCCTACCCGATCCGTCGCCCGGTCTCGGTCCTCGAGGCGCTGGCCCTGGCGCGCGGCAGCAACGTCGGCGCACGCCTGGACCAGGTGGTGGTCATGCACCGCCGCGGCAGCAACGTCGAGGCCCGCGTCTACGACGCCAGCAAGGCCGCCGACGGCGACGCCATGCAGTTCGCCTACCTGCAGCCGGACGACTTGCTCTACGTGCCCAAGTCGCGACTGGTCGAGGCGGGCCAGCTGAGCAAGCAGATCGCCGACGTGATCCTCTTCCAGGGCATCAGCTTCGGCTTCAACTATCGCGTCGACAACAAGAACAACAACAACTGA
- a CDS encoding tyrosine-protein kinase family protein, with product MDGSSSSKSLAVQRPSENNLAAIVLDQNLKTLLLTAANSGSGTTTSALMLAGELSRSSRGEVLLIDASLSKTNLTQHFGLGQERGFLDLVLAESPPALERCIEASDGLPFHFMPLGHYWQHKAHLAPQALEALFARLGERYRFVVIDGEAVYANADTLALAALADGVVLVVRGEETRWEVAQAAIQRLTQANARILGSVFNARRYYMPKWVYDNL from the coding sequence ATGGATGGTTCCTCGTCGTCGAAAAGCCTGGCAGTCCAGCGCCCGAGCGAAAACAACCTGGCGGCCATCGTGCTCGACCAGAATCTCAAGACTCTGCTGCTGACCGCCGCCAACAGCGGCAGCGGCACCACCACCAGTGCATTGATGCTGGCCGGCGAACTGTCCCGCAGCAGCCGCGGCGAGGTGTTGCTGATCGACGCCAGCCTGTCCAAGACCAACCTCACCCAGCACTTCGGCCTGGGCCAGGAGCGCGGTTTCCTCGACCTGGTGCTGGCCGAGTCGCCGCCGGCGCTGGAGCGCTGCATCGAGGCCAGCGACGGCCTGCCCTTCCACTTCATGCCGCTGGGGCACTACTGGCAGCACAAGGCGCACCTCGCACCGCAGGCGTTGGAGGCGCTGTTCGCACGCCTGGGCGAGCGCTACCGCTTCGTGGTCATCGACGGCGAGGCCGTCTACGCCAACGCCGACACCCTGGCCCTCGCCGCCCTGGCCGATGGCGTGGTGCTGGTGGTGCGCGGCGAGGAAACCCGCTGGGAGGTGGCGCAAGCCGCGATCCAGCGCCTGACCCAGGCCAACGCCCGGATACTCGGCAGCGTATTCAATGCGCGCCGCTACTACATGCCGAAGTGGGTCTACGACAATCTCTGA
- a CDS encoding sugar transferase translates to MEKTLPSPEVGHAATARSLNRRDEQMRDKIAQAIASQRRGWILGRPGGRPWTLSRTKRCSSAVLAVLLLIALSPLLLAVAIAIKLSSPGPVFFVQQRTGLYGRRFGMVKFRTMVVNAEALKDSLRHLNKHGPDSVDFKIDRDPRVTGIGRWLRRTSLDELPNLFNVVRGQMRLVGPRPTSFRANTYRDHHLRRLGVYPGITGLWQVSGRSDVDFDGRVELDVAYIAQQSPWLDLKIMLKTPLKVLTGHGAS, encoded by the coding sequence ATGGAAAAGACGCTGCCTTCGCCCGAAGTGGGCCATGCAGCCACCGCGCGTTCGCTCAATCGCCGCGATGAGCAGATGCGCGACAAGATTGCCCAGGCGATCGCCAGCCAACGCCGCGGCTGGATTCTCGGCCGCCCGGGCGGCCGCCCGTGGACGCTGTCGCGGACCAAGCGCTGCAGCTCGGCCGTGCTCGCCGTGCTGCTGCTGATTGCGCTCTCGCCGCTGCTGCTGGCCGTTGCCATTGCCATCAAGCTGAGCAGCCCCGGACCGGTATTCTTCGTGCAACAGCGCACCGGCCTGTATGGCCGCCGCTTCGGCATGGTCAAGTTCCGCACCATGGTGGTCAACGCCGAAGCGCTGAAGGATTCGCTGCGCCACCTGAACAAGCACGGCCCGGACTCCGTCGACTTCAAGATCGACCGCGACCCGCGCGTCACTGGCATCGGCCGCTGGCTGCGGCGCACCAGCCTGGACGAGCTGCCCAACCTGTTCAACGTGGTGCGCGGCCAGATGCGCCTGGTCGGCCCGCGGCCCACCTCGTTCCGTGCCAATACCTATCGCGATCACCACCTGCGCCGCCTGGGCGTCTACCCCGGGATCACCGGGCTGTGGCAGGTGTCCGGGCGCAGCGATGTGGACTTCGACGGCCGCGTCGAGCTGGACGTCGCCTATATCGCCCAGCAGAGCCCATGGCTCGACCTGAAGATCATGCTCAAGACCCCCCTGAAAGTTCTCACCGGCCATGGAGCGAGTTGA